The Candidatus Poribacteria bacterium region ACGATGACCAGCAGCAACGTCAGGGCGAAACGGAGACTCTGTAGATGGTCTAAAAGTTCTCGCCAGATAATTTCACGTAGCATTTTTCACCTCACCTCGCTTTTCAGGAACATCGCGCCGGTGATCAGAAACAGCAGAATGTTTAGGATCATCAGATAGACCAAATCCGGGAGAACACCGCCAAGCGCGACGTTTCCCCACACCGGTCCACTGCTAAAGATAGGCATGCCGCTTAAGTCAAGCCGTTCCACGTCATCCCAACTTTTCGGTGTGACGTTTTCAAAAAACGTTTCTTCATCTGATTCCGTGAGTCCGGCTTGTGAGGGCATATCGTTGAGATTGGCGGACGTGAACCAGTTGATACTTGAGAAAGCCCCTTGTTCCTGCATGTATGCCATCAGTGCCTCTCGGTAATCCTGTGCTTGCTGGATGAACCGCTCGTGCCGTCGCAAATCCGTGCCGGACAGACCCGCGGAGATATTGTAGTAGACCCATGCCGGAGAAAGTCTGGAAAGGTTTTCAGCCAAAGCGGTCTGTCTTTTCAGCGAACGGTAGTATCCCCGATGGAGGTTTCCTATCTGCTCTGCGTATTCAATGCGGTGTGGGATGTAAAATTGTGCACCGTCGAGATACCAGAGCATCGCTTCTCTGGATCCCGTTAGCACGTGGAAGGCGAATGGATAATGACCACTGACCACACTGCGTTCCGATGTAAAGTAGGATCTATTTTGATGCTTTGCGCCGTAATCTCCGATTTTCTCCCAAAACGCTGTCCTAAGTGCCGCACTCTCGATGTTAACCACGGATTTGGAAGGTATCGGTCGCACCTGCTTTGCGATATACACCGCACCGTTTGGGACGATGAACACAATCACAATCCAGAGGAATAGCAACCAGACGAGTGCCCGCGCCGACCGCCGGGTGATGGCTGAAACCAGCATCGAAAGCAGGAAAAAAACGGAGAGGTATAACGCCAAAGCTGCGAAGAGTCCGGCGAACCGACTCCATTCAGCAGTGTGAAATTCTATCATCGGGTGGACGTTTATCAATAGTGCAGCGGCTATCCAGCCGATTGCGAGTGGCATGAGAAGACTCGCCATCCCGCCGAGGTATTTCCCAATTAGGATGTGGTATTTCGAGACGGGGTTTGATGCGACAAGTGCGAGTGTTCCGCTTTCACGCTCACCGCAGATGATATCGTAAGCGATGGAAATCACGAATAGACTGAACGCTATCTGCACCATAAGCACCGCGTCAACGGCAGAAAAGACGTTCAGCAGCGGGTTACCACCGCCGAGGATTTTCGCTTCTGTGGGGACATCTTCGTAGGAAACCTTTACGGTGCTCCCGAGCTGCCGCTCCATCCCTAAGCAGATAACGCTTAAGGGTTCAGGCTGTTTTGCGATGTCTACCCTCAGGTCCGAATACACCTTCACCGCTTCAAGGGCGTTCCGGTGTTCGATTTCTGCCGCATTGTGGACGCTGCGTCGTTTCTCGTAGTCCTCCATCAAGACGTACGTGCTGGCGATGAAAAGCACGAGGCAGACGACTAACCCGATGAGTAGACGGAGGGAGAGGATGTTCTCTGTGAACTCTCTTTTGGCAATTATCCAGATGGGGGACATCTAAAAGTCTCCGGTTGGTGGTGAGGAAACCAAGCGGTTTAGTTTTGGGATTGTGCCTTCACTGCTTCTGCAACGAGCATCTCTAAATTTTCCGTTTTCGCTTTGTGTGTAACCAACTTGCCTTCCCTATCAATGAGCCACATTTCAGGGGTACCAGCGACATCATATTGTTGTAAAAGTGAATATGCTGCCGCGTCGAAAATTTGTCGCCATTGAATGCCATTTACTTTAATGTAGTTACGCAGGGGCGAGGTCTCCTCGCCCGTGTGATCGGGCTGGGTAACCCAGCCCCTACGCATTATCGCTTCTTCACTATCAAGGCAGACCCCAATAATATCGAATCCCGCATCTTTATAGGTGTCGTAAACTTTCTTGATATCTGACGTTTCCGCCGTGCCAAAATCCCTCCAGACCATCCAAAAGTGAAGCAAAACGACTTTCCCACGATACTCCCGAAGCGAAATCGGATTCCCATCAAGGTCGATCACAGAAAAGTCAGGGACAGGTTTTCCAACCCATTCGTATCTCGGATTAGACTTGCGCGCATACACTTCAGCGAGTTCAGCATTGCCTAACTGCCTATGAATGTCGGCAAGTTTATAGAAAATGAATTTATCGTCTGGATACTGCTGCTCAGCTACCTGAAAAAACGCAAGAAGATCCTGGTATCGATCTACTGTCTTGAGTATGTCGAACAGCGTCTGATACCCTTGAATGTCTTGCATCATGCCCGACTTGAGACGTTCAATAAGGACGGCCGCTGATTGTTCGTTTCCTAATAGGGTATAAAGTCTGACAAGCTGGGGATAGAGATCAAAGAAACGCTTACCATCAGGGTAACGCTTATCATCAGGGGGGCGCGCAAGTATTTCTTCAATAGCAGTGAGAGCCGCTTCGTGGCTACCGTACATATCCTCCGGCGTGTGTTCCCAAATCTTGGAAGACCTGTAAATCTGAGAAGAGAAGCTTAAGTTCAAAACCTCAGAATCTCCATTCACGTGATGCCAACAACGGACAAGTGGTATGACATCACCGAATACCAAACGTTGTTCAATTTTCTTCTCTCGATATTCCGGAGCAACCTCATACCCATAACTCACAGGCATTCTCGGCTCTATGTCCCCGAGAAAACCTATCCTTCCAATTGTCTTGCTGATTGCAACCAAATCTATGTTCGGAAGAAAACCTGCCTTCCCATCTTCGTCATCCGCCGGACAGATGAAGACCGATGCATCTGGCAAGTATTTCGGATGAAGGTCTGAGAGTCGTTCAGGAAAATCTTCGTGTTCTTTCTGGTAGGTCTGAATTGCCTTGCCGATTGTAAGTAAATTTTGTGTGCAAAGTTCTATGTTTCTCTCGTGCCTCTCGGAATTCTCTCCTGTAGTAGATGTCAAAAACGTTTCAGACACGCCGCCGAGAACTTCTTGAACTAAGGACGCTTTTCCCTGTAAACGTTCTCGCGCTCGGTGCAAGCGCGTGTTAATCGTGCTGACAGAGACACCTAAGAATTTACTCATCTCTTTGACCTTCATTTCGCCGAGATAATAGAGCGTCACGACGGTGCGTTCACTCTCTGGAAGTTGTGCCAAAAGTTTTTTAACCGTCTCACGGCGACGTTCGGAGGCTTCTGCTTGTCGTTGTTCCGACAGGTAACGTGTGTAAGCGGATTTCTCGATTTCTGCCGTAGGTGTGTCTTCTATCGATTGCACCACAAATTTTTTCTTTCGTATCCAATCGATGCAAAACCGGTTTGCGATAACGTACAACCATCCGGTAAATTGACGGGGATCCTTGAGTGTCGGGAGTTTTTTGTGGACTTGTAGGAAGATGTCCTGTGTAATTTCTTCGGCGTGATGAAAATCACCGATCTTCCGCCACACGAGCGCGTGGACGCTCTTTTGGTATTTTTGGACTAAGACGCTGAATGCCGCCTCGTCGCCGGATAAAATATGGTAAATGAGTTGAACATCGTCTTCTCTTTCCACGAGGATCCCCCAATAAATAGATTCAATCGCGATACGGTTTATATTAAAGACGAATTTTTGTACAGAAATCTTACATAATTTGAAGAAATGGAAAGAAATATGGGATTTTTTAGCCGTTATTTTCTTTTTAAATTTTTTTATTGTTAAACAACAAAAAACCGGGGGCTTTCATTTTTTCAAAAGGTTTGGGTTTAGGTGCATGTTGTTTAACTATTTTAATATATACTTTTAAATGTTTTAAGGGTGCTACGAGACCACGCCACACTTGTGTTTGCGGACTTTAAGGTGAGTGTTTATATAGGTAAAGGTGAGTGTTTATATAGGTAAAGGTGAGTGTAGTGTTTATATAGGAGATAAACATGAACGTTTATATAGGTAAAGATGAGTGTTTATGGTAAGTCCTATCGTAACCCTTTCCGAGCCTGCTGATAGCAATACAGAAAACACACCATTTTAACTTTAAGGTGAGTGTTTATAGTATGAAAGGTGAGAATTATATTGACAAAAACTCTCCTTTTTGATAGTATCTACTCAAGGAGGATGTATCTCATGAATTTAGCCAAAATTAATGAAGTTATCAAAGCAAGCCCAGCGATTCAGATCCAGAGTCGAATTTCGCTTTTACAGCGGCGTGCGTGGAATGTTCTACTTGCGAATGCCTATAATGAACTCCCTAACAAAGAGATTCATAGCATCAGCGTGGGTGAACTCG contains the following coding sequences:
- a CDS encoding ABC transporter permease subunit, whose translation is MSPIWIIAKREFTENILSLRLLIGLVVCLVLFIASTYVLMEDYEKRRSVHNAAEIEHRNALEAVKVYSDLRVDIAKQPEPLSVICLGMERQLGSTVKVSYEDVPTEAKILGGGNPLLNVFSAVDAVLMVQIAFSLFVISIAYDIICGERESGTLALVASNPVSKYHILIGKYLGGMASLLMPLAIGWIAAALLINVHPMIEFHTAEWSRFAGLFAALALYLSVFFLLSMLVSAITRRSARALVWLLFLWIVIVFIVPNGAVYIAKQVRPIPSKSVVNIESAALRTAFWEKIGDYGAKHQNRSYFTSERSVVSGHYPFAFHVLTGSREAMLWYLDGAQFYIPHRIEYAEQIGNLHRGYYRSLKRQTALAENLSRLSPAWVYYNISAGLSGTDLRRHERFIQQAQDYREALMAYMQEQGAFSSINWFTSANLNDMPSQAGLTESDEETFFENVTPKSWDDVERLDLSGMPIFSSGPVWGNVALGGVLPDLVYLMILNILLFLITGAMFLKSEVR
- a CDS encoding sigma-70 family RNA polymerase sigma factor codes for the protein MEREDDVQLIYHILSGDEAAFSVLVQKYQKSVHALVWRKIGDFHHAEEITQDIFLQVHKKLPTLKDPRQFTGWLYVIANRFCIDWIRKKKFVVQSIEDTPTAEIEKSAYTRYLSEQRQAEASERRRETVKKLLAQLPESERTVVTLYYLGEMKVKEMSKFLGVSVSTINTRLHRARERLQGKASLVQEVLGGVSETFLTSTTGENSERHERNIELCTQNLLTIGKAIQTYQKEHEDFPERLSDLHPKYLPDASVFICPADDEDGKAGFLPNIDLVAISKTIGRIGFLGDIEPRMPVSYGYEVAPEYREKKIEQRLVFGDVIPLVRCWHHVNGDSEVLNLSFSSQIYRSSKIWEHTPEDMYGSHEAALTAIEEILARPPDDKRYPDGKRFFDLYPQLVRLYTLLGNEQSAAVLIERLKSGMMQDIQGYQTLFDILKTVDRYQDLLAFFQVAEQQYPDDKFIFYKLADIHRQLGNAELAEVYARKSNPRYEWVGKPVPDFSVIDLDGNPISLREYRGKVVLLHFWMVWRDFGTAETSDIKKVYDTYKDAGFDIIGVCLDSEEAIMRRGWVTQPDHTGEETSPLRNYIKVNGIQWRQIFDAAAYSLLQQYDVAGTPEMWLIDREGKLVTHKAKTENLEMLVAEAVKAQSQN